The following proteins come from a genomic window of Salvia hispanica cultivar TCC Black 2014 chromosome 4, UniMelb_Shisp_WGS_1.0, whole genome shotgun sequence:
- the LOC125222538 gene encoding GPI transamidase component PIG-T-like isoform X2 encodes MSRLESCLLMFLALFSVTQSINVEELNEEFTESLLLRPLPDRKVLAHFHFRSSAPPSKSYGRHHHIFPKSIYQLVHKFQVREMELSFTQGRWNYERWGGFDPISSSNAKPPGVELWAEFDVPRDQVDESWKNLTHALSGLFCASINFLEHSTSYSAPQWSFGSASGKLRYGTLPREAVCTENLTPWLKLLPCRDKAGLSLLMDRPSIYRGYYHSQRLHLKSDEFGASEMSTGMVLEQTLTVVLRPDTFSGQALQPSWSLSSLFGRSVSRKCSLSSSSNVYVQFEQNLLLEGDKLKKDSEASENAISVGNGFEDNPLFELSLAPKRVIKQSGNLQKAGSILYEFSVEDSNEFKPFDLGLNWKVPVAWSCPQAPLQASRFLIGSGNERGAIAISMKSTRSNKVEKTSSYDENECWLRVGIFQMVPWYVKVYYHTLKLFLDGVPQSSMENIEKILVSPSEDKVSTGVMEMILRLPCSVNTAALTLEFDKGFLHIDEYPPDANQGFDIPSAVIHFTDFVANMSFHDDSLKQVPILSKLQKFQLSRTQKYSLCL; translated from the exons ATGAGCCGCTTAGAATCCTGCTTGTTGATGTTTCTCGCACTGTTTTCGGTCACTCAATCGATAAATGTAGAAGAGCTGAATGAAGAGTTTACGGAGTCGTTGCTGCTGAGGCCACTGCCCGATCGAAAAGTTTTGGCTCATTTCCACTTCCGAAGCAGTGCGCCGCCATCTAAAAGTTATGGCCGCCACCATCACATCTTCCCCAAATCTATTTATCAGCTG GTTCACAAATTCCAGGTTCGAGAGATGGAGCTTTCATTCACGCAAGGACGCTGGAATTACGAAAGATGGGGAGGATTTGACCCGATATCGAGCAGCAATGCAAAGCCTCCTGGAGTAGAACTATGGGCTGAGTTTGATGTTCCTCGAGATCAAGTTGATGAATCATGGAAGAATCTGACTCATGCTCTTTCGGGGCTCTTCTGCGCCTCAATCAATTTCTTGGAGCATTCGACTAGTTACTCTGCACCTCAGTGGAGTTTTGGATCGGCTTCAGGCAAATTACGCTATGGCACATTGCCTCGTGAAGCTGTTTGCACAGAGAATCTCACACCATGGTTGAAGTTGCTTCCCTGCAGAGACAAAGCTGGCCTTTCTTTACTGATGGACAGGCCTTCCATATACCGGGGGTATTATCATTCCCAGAGGTTGCATTTGAAATCAGATGAATTTGGTGCATCTGAGATGAGTACTGGAATGGTGCTTGAACAAACGCTTACAGTTGTTCTTCGACCAGACACATTTTCTGGGCAAGCACTGCAACCGAGTTGGTCTTTGAGCTCATTATTTGGAAGGTCAGTTAGCAGGAAATGCTCTCTTTCTAGTTCTAGTAATGTGTATGTGCAATTTGAGCAGAATTTATTATTGGAGGGggataaattaaagaaagatAGTGAAGCATCGGAGAATGCTATTTCTGTTGGCAATGGCTTCGAAGATAATCCCCTATTTGAATTATCACTAGCTCCAAAAAGGGTTATAAAACAATCTGGGAACTTGCAGAAAGCAGGCTCTATCCTTTATGAATTTTCAGTTGAGGATTCCAATGAATTCAAACCATTTGATTTGGGATTAAACTGGAAGGTGCCTGTAGCCTGGTCATGCCCTCAGGCACCCTTACAAGCTAGCCGGTTTTTAATAGGAAGTGGGAACGAAAGGGGAGCTATCGCTATCTCAATGAAATCTACTAGGAGCAACAAAGTAGAAAAAACTAGTAGTTATGATGAGAATGAATGTTGGCTCAGAGTGGGCATCTTCCAAATGGTACCTTGGTATGTCAAGGTCTACTATCATACACTGAAATTGTTTCTAGATGGAGTACCTCAATCTTCCATGGAAAACATAGAGAAAATACTTGTTTCACCTTCTGAAGACAAGGTGTCCACTGGAGTGATGGAAATGATCTTGAGATTACCCTGTAGTGTTAATACAGCAGCATTGACTTTGGAGTTTGATAAG GGGTTTCTTCACATCGATGAATATCCTCCAGATGCAAATCAGGGCTTCGACATTCCATCAGCAGTGATACACTTTACTGATTTCGTAGCAAACATGAGTTTTCATGATGACTCCTTAAAACAAGTACCTATATTGTCCAAGTTACAG AAGTTCCAGTTGTCTCGTACACAGAAGTACTCCTTGTGCCTTTGA
- the LOC125222538 gene encoding GPI transamidase component PIG-T-like isoform X1 yields the protein MSRLESCLLMFLALFSVTQSINVEELNEEFTESLLLRPLPDRKVLAHFHFRSSAPPSKSYGRHHHIFPKSIYQLVHKFQVREMELSFTQGRWNYERWGGFDPISSSNAKPPGVELWAEFDVPRDQVDESWKNLTHALSGLFCASINFLEHSTSYSAPQWSFGSASGKLRYGTLPREAVCTENLTPWLKLLPCRDKAGLSLLMDRPSIYRGYYHSQRLHLKSDEFGASEMSTGMVLEQTLTVVLRPDTFSGQALQPSWSLSSLFGRSVSRKCSLSSSSNVYVQFEQNLLLEGDKLKKDSEASENAISVGNGFEDNPLFELSLAPKRVIKQSGNLQKAGSILYEFSVEDSNEFKPFDLGLNWKVPVAWSCPQAPLQASRFLIGSGNERGAIAISMKSTRSNKVEKTSSYDENECWLRVGIFQMVPWYVKVYYHTLKLFLDGVPQSSMENIEKILVSPSEDKVSTGVMEMILRLPCSVNTAALTLEFDKGFLHIDEYPPDANQGFDIPSAVIHFTDFVANMSFHDDSLKQVPILSKLQEEVPVVSYTEVLLVPLTTPDFSMPYNVITITCTVFALYFGSLLNALRRRVGEEERLLTGKGARKAGPLTLMISKLSAKLRRKPWEPPKQSESGRSSSKYKLLAKVVLVAGVAAAWQFYFQ from the exons ATGAGCCGCTTAGAATCCTGCTTGTTGATGTTTCTCGCACTGTTTTCGGTCACTCAATCGATAAATGTAGAAGAGCTGAATGAAGAGTTTACGGAGTCGTTGCTGCTGAGGCCACTGCCCGATCGAAAAGTTTTGGCTCATTTCCACTTCCGAAGCAGTGCGCCGCCATCTAAAAGTTATGGCCGCCACCATCACATCTTCCCCAAATCTATTTATCAGCTG GTTCACAAATTCCAGGTTCGAGAGATGGAGCTTTCATTCACGCAAGGACGCTGGAATTACGAAAGATGGGGAGGATTTGACCCGATATCGAGCAGCAATGCAAAGCCTCCTGGAGTAGAACTATGGGCTGAGTTTGATGTTCCTCGAGATCAAGTTGATGAATCATGGAAGAATCTGACTCATGCTCTTTCGGGGCTCTTCTGCGCCTCAATCAATTTCTTGGAGCATTCGACTAGTTACTCTGCACCTCAGTGGAGTTTTGGATCGGCTTCAGGCAAATTACGCTATGGCACATTGCCTCGTGAAGCTGTTTGCACAGAGAATCTCACACCATGGTTGAAGTTGCTTCCCTGCAGAGACAAAGCTGGCCTTTCTTTACTGATGGACAGGCCTTCCATATACCGGGGGTATTATCATTCCCAGAGGTTGCATTTGAAATCAGATGAATTTGGTGCATCTGAGATGAGTACTGGAATGGTGCTTGAACAAACGCTTACAGTTGTTCTTCGACCAGACACATTTTCTGGGCAAGCACTGCAACCGAGTTGGTCTTTGAGCTCATTATTTGGAAGGTCAGTTAGCAGGAAATGCTCTCTTTCTAGTTCTAGTAATGTGTATGTGCAATTTGAGCAGAATTTATTATTGGAGGGggataaattaaagaaagatAGTGAAGCATCGGAGAATGCTATTTCTGTTGGCAATGGCTTCGAAGATAATCCCCTATTTGAATTATCACTAGCTCCAAAAAGGGTTATAAAACAATCTGGGAACTTGCAGAAAGCAGGCTCTATCCTTTATGAATTTTCAGTTGAGGATTCCAATGAATTCAAACCATTTGATTTGGGATTAAACTGGAAGGTGCCTGTAGCCTGGTCATGCCCTCAGGCACCCTTACAAGCTAGCCGGTTTTTAATAGGAAGTGGGAACGAAAGGGGAGCTATCGCTATCTCAATGAAATCTACTAGGAGCAACAAAGTAGAAAAAACTAGTAGTTATGATGAGAATGAATGTTGGCTCAGAGTGGGCATCTTCCAAATGGTACCTTGGTATGTCAAGGTCTACTATCATACACTGAAATTGTTTCTAGATGGAGTACCTCAATCTTCCATGGAAAACATAGAGAAAATACTTGTTTCACCTTCTGAAGACAAGGTGTCCACTGGAGTGATGGAAATGATCTTGAGATTACCCTGTAGTGTTAATACAGCAGCATTGACTTTGGAGTTTGATAAG GGGTTTCTTCACATCGATGAATATCCTCCAGATGCAAATCAGGGCTTCGACATTCCATCAGCAGTGATACACTTTACTGATTTCGTAGCAAACATGAGTTTTCATGATGACTCCTTAAAACAAGTACCTATATTGTCCAAGTTACAG GAAGAAGTTCCAGTTGTCTCGTACACAGAAGTACTCCTTGTGCCTTTGACAACGCCAGATTTTAGCATGCCTTACAATGTGATAACAATTACATGCACGGTTTTTGCTTTATACTTTGGATCACTGCTGAATGCTCTTAGAAGGCGAGTTGGTGAGGAAGAAAGGCTTCTAACTGGAAAAG GTGCAAGGAAGGCAGGCCCGTTGACGCTGATGATATCTAAACTCTCTGCTAAGTTGCGAAGGAAGCCATGGGAACCTCCGAAACAATCAGAGTCTGGGAGGTCCTCCTCGAAGTATAAGCTACTAGCAAAAGTCGTGTTGGTAGCCGGTGTAGCTGCTGCTTGGCAATTCTATTTTCAATGA
- the LOC125222539 gene encoding uncharacterized protein LOC125222539 isoform X1, with protein MEGGERRVKLYCPSLPKAIEIAAVDDQKLDLGSIARAFGLDPNTLKLNGYFIATTPDHIASSLTWNSLIRFFTARGLPSGAAPLLVHGKICSKRSHQVEDAADVTRDTGCFRESKRHHCSTSSNPGDLNKSSGLSLKRKWGLENGSRLKRARSDEGQFSCSFISRNLKRMQIDEIVAATPFKKLR; from the exons ATGGaaggaggagagagaagagtAAAGCTGTATTGCCCATCCCTACCCAAAGCAATCGAAATAGCTGCAGTGGATGACCAGAAACTGGACCTCGGGTCCATAGCCCGCGCATTCGGGCTCGACCCCAACACCCTCAAGCTCAACGGCTACTTCATCGCTACAACCCCCGATCACATCGCTTCTTCTCTCACCTGGAACTCTCTTATTCGCTTCTTCACCGCCCGTGGCTTGCCCTCCGGCGCCGCCCCTCTCCTCGTTCACGGCAAGATTTGCTCCAAAA GATCCCACCAAGTTGAAGATGCTGCAGATGTCACCAGAGACACAGGCTGCTTTAGAGAGAGTAAAAGGCACCATTGCAGCACTAGTAGCAATCCAGGTGATCTCAACAAATCCAGTGGGTTGAGTCTGAAGAGAAAGTGGGGGTTGGAAAACGGAAGTCGTCTGAAGAGGGCAAGATCGGATGAAGGCCAGTTTTCGTGCAGTTTTATCAGCAGAAACTTGAAACGAATGCAAATTGATGAGATCGTTGCTGCTACACCTTTCAAGAAACTAAGATAA
- the LOC125222539 gene encoding uncharacterized protein LOC125222539 isoform X2 gives MEGGERRVKLYCPSLPKAIEIAAVDDQKLDLGSIARAFGLDPNTLKLNGYFIATTPDHIASSLTWNSLIRFFTARGLPSGAAPLLVHGSHQVEDAADVTRDTGCFRESKRHHCSTSSNPGDLNKSSGLSLKRKWGLENGSRLKRARSDEGQFSCSFISRNLKRMQIDEIVAATPFKKLR, from the exons ATGGaaggaggagagagaagagtAAAGCTGTATTGCCCATCCCTACCCAAAGCAATCGAAATAGCTGCAGTGGATGACCAGAAACTGGACCTCGGGTCCATAGCCCGCGCATTCGGGCTCGACCCCAACACCCTCAAGCTCAACGGCTACTTCATCGCTACAACCCCCGATCACATCGCTTCTTCTCTCACCTGGAACTCTCTTATTCGCTTCTTCACCGCCCGTGGCTTGCCCTCCGGCGCCGCCCCTCTCCTCGTTCACG GATCCCACCAAGTTGAAGATGCTGCAGATGTCACCAGAGACACAGGCTGCTTTAGAGAGAGTAAAAGGCACCATTGCAGCACTAGTAGCAATCCAGGTGATCTCAACAAATCCAGTGGGTTGAGTCTGAAGAGAAAGTGGGGGTTGGAAAACGGAAGTCGTCTGAAGAGGGCAAGATCGGATGAAGGCCAGTTTTCGTGCAGTTTTATCAGCAGAAACTTGAAACGAATGCAAATTGATGAGATCGTTGCTGCTACACCTTTCAAGAAACTAAGATAA
- the LOC125223447 gene encoding UBX domain-containing protein 1-like, whose translation MEVDERMLGELEAMGFSKALAAKALTSSGNSSIEDAINWLVDHGDDAPTSEPSPGPEVLENIVIEAFLPIQISEQVKLRAQELRGQARKRRAEQDARLDREREKERIRTGKELLEAKRMAEESERKRLLSQRKADKEEEKRARERIRQKLQQDKLERRRMLGLPMETPASVNTELPQQTNNPELVDPAALPETPASARESMRECLRTLKRQNKDDNTRAMRAFQTLLIYVKNVFKDPDEEKFRKIRISNPAFQERVGRFEEGVKFLELCGFERVEGDNFLYMARERVDSSLLKSAAAELHNALTNPFFGLFSA comes from the exons ATGGAAGTAGATGAGAGAATGCTGGGCGAACTCGAAGCGATGGGATTCTCCAAGGCACTGGCCGCAAAGGCACTTACTTCTTCTG GTAATTCAAGTATTGAGGATGCTATTAATTGGCTTGTTGATCATGGGGATGATGCACCTACAAGTGAACCTTCACCG GGGCCTGAGGTTCTCGAAAACATAGTCATTGAAGCATTTCTCCCCATTCAGATTTCTGAACAAGTTAAGTTGAGAGCGCAAGAGCTGAG GGGTCAAGCACGTAAAAGGAGAGCAGAGCAAGATGCAAGACTAGATAGAGAAAGGGAGAAG GAAAGAATTCGAACAGGGAAAGAACTGTTAGAGGCTAAGAGGATGGCGGAAGAAAGTGAAAGGAAAAG GCTTCTATCACAACGAAAAGCAGAtaaagaggaagagaaaagagCACGCGAAAGAATTCGTCAAAAACTGCAGCAGGACAAG TTAGAAAGACGCCGAATGCTGGGATTGCCTATGGAGACTCCTGCATCAGTGAATACTGAATTGCCACAACAAACAAAT AACCCAGAGCTAGTTGATCCTGCTGCTTTGCCCGAAACGCCTGCGTCAGCAAGAGAGTCCATGAGAGAATGTTTAAGAACTCTTAAACGTCAAAATAAG GATGACAATACCCGAGCTATGAGAGCATTTCAAACTCTCTTGATTTATGTTAAAAACGTCTTCAAGGATCCTGACGAAGAGAAGTTCAGAAAGATCCGCATCAGCAATCCTGCATTCCAG GAGAGAGTCGGAAGATTCGAGGAAGGTGTGAAGTTTCTTGAGCTCTGTGGGTTTGAGAGAGTTGAGGGAGATAACTTTCTGTACATGGCTCGAGAAAGAGTTGACAGCAGCTTGTTGAAGTCTGCTGCGGCAGAGTTGCATAATGCATTGACAAATCCTTTCTTTGGACTCTTCTCAGCATAA
- the LOC125218980 gene encoding ankyrin repeat and SAM domain-containing protein 6, with amino-acid sequence MYADQIEAQANSHRSVKDRLDGNSAAGPGRRRPIFGKRQREDDDKWAHDLYEDNEPLVSSRKVGARDLRLKLQRKSIDQASQSVGGPGGGRDLREKLSGALYSRPVEYKPPAVRPKPAIESSKPPRKSVISQASAQEVKVSSSVSKKKVQQKVNSVESFLQSLGLDKYSITFQAEEVDMAALVHMSDDDLKAMGIPMGPRKKILLELESKREA; translated from the exons ATGTACGCTGATCAAATTGAGGCTCAAGCTAATAGCCATAGGTCGGTCAAGGATCGCCTTGATGGAAATTCCGCCGCTGGTCCCGGCCGCCGCAGACCTATCTTCGGCAAGAG ACAAAGAGAAGATGATGACAAATGGGCACATGACCTTTATGAGGATAATGAACCCCTAGTCTCAA GTCGAAAGGTTGGTGCCAGAGATCTTCGCCTGAAGCTCCAAAGAAAGAGTATTGATCAAGCTTCACAAAGTGTGGGAGGACCTGGAGGTGGAAGGGATCTACGTGAGAAGCTCTCTGGTGCACTCTATTCTCGTCCTGTTGAGTACAAGCCTCCAGCTGTGCGGCCAAAGCCTGCAATCGAATCTAGTAAACCACCTAGGAAGAGTGTAATATCTCAAGCCTCTGCACAAGAAGTAAAGGTTTCTAGCTCTGTATCAAAGAAAAAGGTTCAGCAGAAG GTCAATTCTGTGGAAAGTTTCCTGCAGTCTCtgggtcttgataaatattcgATTACATTTCAGGCTGAAGAa GTTGATATGGCAGCGCTAGTACACATGAGTGATGATGATCTTAAAGCTATGGGAATTCCGATG GgtccaagaaaaaaaatacttctgGAATTGGAGTCGAAGCGTGAGGCCTGA
- the LOC125219707 gene encoding B-cell receptor-associated protein 31-like — MIPLFFLVVSAEGLIAFLLMVKIGPFRELVIKGLDQVKMRRATVLTIAGTIFAILLSDLYSILKIQNKGTKHGTMTPMDQVLWRTNLLEATLMGFSLFLGFLIDRMHHYIQKLMKVRSDTGVSKQEVENLEKEKLQLMAKEEKASAEAKKLRKEISSLTENLNRLKLESAEKDKKVETAEGHVIALQKQAADLLLEYDRLLEDNQKLQNQALGHRS; from the exons ATGATTCCTTTGTTCTTTCTGGTTGTGAGTGCGGAGGGTTTGATCGCATTCCTTTTAATGGTGAAGATTGGTCCATTTAGGGAGCTTGTAATAAAGGGTTTAGATCAAGTGAAGATGAGAAGGGCTACAGTTCTAACCATTGCTGGAACTATCTTTGCCATTTTGTTGTCTGATTTATATAGCATTCTCAAGATTCAGAACAAGGGCACCAAACATGGCACTATGACGCCAATGGATCAAGTTCTTTGGAGGACAAACTTGCTAGAGGCAACTCTTATGG GCTTTTCTCTGTTCCTCGGGTTCTTGATTGATCGTATGCATCACTACATCCAGAAATTGATGAAAGTGAGGAGTGACACCGGAGTTTCAAAGCAAGAAGTGGAGAATCTTGAGAAAGAGAAGCTACAGCTGATGGCCAAGGAAGAAAAAGCTTCGGCTGAAGCCAAGAAGCTACGGAAGGAGATATCGAGTTTGACTGAGAATTTGAATAGGCTAAAGTTGGAGTCAGCTGAAAAGGACAAGAAAGTCGAGACTGCAGAAGGTCACGTTATTGCACTCCAGAAACAAGCAGCTGATCTATTACTCGAATACGACAGACTTTTGGAAGATAACCAAAAACTTCAGAACCAAGCTCTAGGTCACAGAAGTTGA
- the LOC125219603 gene encoding cell division control protein 45 homolog, which produces MRELSIESFYARLRESAIASASSAPLLIFPSTSDVDSLCALKIIGNVLESDSIRYACYPVSSFKEIHKYAGPNLSSSSNEPITILLINWGCHRDLRRDLQIGPLARVFVVDSHRPIHLHNLSDQNDCVVVLYTMDDENQADLVYDFDVSTVANASELNSDGEVEEDSESEDENESDIEEGGEVGRKRRRDSENEGNPDKLFKKLKRDYYYMGTYHGKPSGCLMYELSHSLRKNTNELLWLACVALTDQFVHERLTEERYQAGVMELEQHINSSGNLDAITSVTLKDGTKVTVPDSSRIAYEDEPRLMLLQEWNLFDSMLCSSYVATKLKTWSDPGLKNMQLLLARMGFGREECKQKYQYMSVEIKHKMKDMFQKFLAEIGLRDFYYRGFLLLQGYSSKVSAADVVYGVTALLESFVEADGSSGSKQFGVAYDALSFNKVEKLELGMRQAIKVQRAVLRQGSTAITKKGSIRSGSKFRWVKLEDSADSKLLCHPQALTKLGFFLMDALREKGARMKPLICVCYTEEQKKVLIVGICGKPRLGARNGNAFGIAFRSAADETGAEYFHELFESSWIVLEAAAVNSFMIRLTEKLL; this is translated from the coding sequence ATGAGGGAGCTAAGTATTGAGTCGTTTTACGCACGGCTAAGAGAGTCCGCAATAGCCTCAGCTTCATCTGCCCCTCTTCTAATTTTCCCTTCAACGTCAGATGTTGATTCACTCTGTGCGTTAAAAATTATAGGGAATGTTCTTGAATCTGATTCAATTAGGTATGCGTGTTACCCTGTTTCGAGTTTCAAGGAAATCCACAAGTATGCAGGGCCTAACCTGAGTTCATCCTCAAATGAGCCCATAACCATTTTGTTGATTAATTGGGGTTGCCATAGGGATCTTAGGAGGGACCTGCAGATTGGCCCCTTAGCTCGAGTTTTTGTCGTTGATAGTCATAGGCCAATTCATTTACATAATTTGAGTGACCAGAATGACTGTGTGGTGGTGCTTTACACGATGGATGATGAGAACCAGGCCGATCTGGTTTATGATTTTGACGTGTCCACTGTTGCAAATGCAAGTGAATTGAACAGTGATGGCGAGGTTGAAGAAGATTCGGAGAGTGAGGATGAAAATGAGAGTGATATTGAGGAGGGTGGGGAAGTAGGTAGAAAGAGGAGGAGAGATTCTGAAAATGAGGGGAACCCTGATAAGCTGTTCAAGAAGTTGAAGAGAGACTATTACTATATGGGAACTTACCATGGGAAGCCATCGGGATGCTTGATGTATGAGCTGTCGCATTCCCTAAGGAAGAACACAAATGAGTTACTCTGGTTGGCTTGTGTGGCTCTAACTGATCAGTTTGTACACGAGAGATTAACTGAAGAGAGATACCAGGCTGGGGTTATGGAACTTGAGCAGCATATTAACAGCTCAGGAAACTTGGATGCTATTACATCAGTCACGCTCAAGGATGGCACAAAGGTCACTGTGCCCGATTCTTCCAGAATTGCTTATGAGGACGAGCCTAGGTTGATGTTATTGCAAGAGTGGAACTTGTTTGATTCAATGCTGTGCTCATCATACGTTGCAACTAAACTGAAGACCTGGAGCGACCCCGGGTTGAAAAATATGCAGCTTCTTTTGGCCCGGATGGGGTTTGGAAGAGAAGAATGCAAACAGAAATACCAATACATGAGTGTAGAGATCAAACACAAAATGAAGGATATGTTTCAAAAGTTCCTTGCTGAGATTGGGCTCAGGGATTTCTACTATAGGGGTTTCCTGCTATTGCAGGGGTATAGCTCAAAAGTCTCTGCTGCAGATGTGGTGTATGGGGTTACTGCCCTTCTAGAGTCATTTGTGGAGGCGGATGGGTCTTCTGGCTCGAAGCAGTTTGGTGTGGCATATGATGCTTTGTCCTTCAACAAGGTCGAGAAGCTGGAACTGGGAATGAGACAGGCCATCAAGGTGCAACGGGCTGTTCTCAGACAAGGAAGCACAGCCATAACAAAGAAGGGATCAATAAGAAGTGGGAGTAAGTTCAGATGGGTAAAGCTTGAAGACTCTGCAGATTCAAAGCTTTTATGTCACCCTCAGGCTCTGACTAAATTAGGGTTCTTTCTGATGGATGCTCTACGTGAGAAGGGAGCAAGAATGAAACCTCTGATATGTGTTTGCTACACTGAAGAACAGAAGAAAGTGCTGATAGTTGGTATATGTGGGAAGCCACGGCTTGGTGCACGAAATGGAAATGCATTTGGAATTGCATTCAGAAGTGCAGCTGATGAAACCGGAGCTGAGTACTTCCACGAGCTCTTTGAATCGTCATGGATAGTCTTGGAGGCGGCTGCAGTAAATTCATTCATGATCAGGTTGACCGAGAAACTGTTGTAA
- the LOC125221205 gene encoding B3 domain-containing protein At2g31720-like, with amino-acid sequence MEKKQAVVELRLCVGIAPNPCPNPPPTPSPGIVIDAEPLRWAYPAAEQPRNKRRQGAEADDQRGKRRKIIKNKEGEKEEEGESALVPTVGLLRGIESRGGIGKPVLLFKKKLEKSDVGAHHNRLMVTRRERVMEFLTEEEAAAVESGGGLGFVGVDDIGNVYHELVLKKWASMDMVVVNSVGWKKVVSNNKGIKGDVLEIWGFRDRNHRPCFAFYFRVRLELTL; translated from the coding sequence ATGGAGAAGAAGCAAGCTGTTGTTGAATTGAGGTTATGTGTGGGAATTGCTCCAAATCCGTGCCCCAACCCTCCTCCTACTCCATCCCCGGGCATAGTAATCGACGCGGAGCCTCTCCGGTGGGCCTATCCCGCCGCGGAGCAGCCAAGAAACAAAAGGAGGCAGGGCGCGGAGGCGGATGATCAAAGGGGCAAGCGGCGtaagattataaaaaataaagaaggcGAAAAGGAAGAGGAAGGTGAGAGTGCGTTGGTTCCCACGGTGGGGCTGCTGCGGGGGATTGAGTCGAGGGGAGGGATTGGTAAGCCTGTGTTGTTGTTCAAGAAGAAACTGGAGAAGTCTGACGTCGGGGCGCACCACAACAGGCTGATGGTGACGAGGAGGGAGAGAGTGATGGAGTTCTTGACGGAGGAGGAGGCAGCGGCGGTGGAGAGCGGAGGAGGGCTGGGGTTTGTGGGAGTTGACGATATTGGCAATGTGTATCATGAGTTGGTGTTGAAGAAGTGGGCGAGCATGGACATGGTGGTCGTCAATTCTGTGGGGTGGAAGAAAGTGGTTTCGAATAATAAGGGGATCAAAGGGGATGTTTTGGAGATTTGGGGTTTCAGAGATCGGAATCACAGGCCTTGTTTCGCCTTCTATTTTAGAGTCCGTTTGGAATTGACATTGTag